From the genome of Corallococcus exiguus:
CGCGTCCCAGGTGACGAGGGCCTGGTGCCCCTGCTGGAGCAGAAGGGCATCCAGTTCGAGGCCGTGCCGCAGTCCAGCTTCAGCGAGGTGTTGTGGATCTGGCTCATTCCCATGGGCCTGCTCATCCTCTTCTGGAGCTTCATGATGCGCCGGATGTCCGGCGGCATGGGCCAGGGCCCGCAGAGCGTCATGTCCTTTGGCAAGACGCGCGCGAAGGTGCAGGCGGAGTCCGACACTGGCGTGGGCTTCAAGGACGTGGCCGGCGTGGACGAGGCCGTGGAGGAGCTCCGCGAAATCGTCGAGTTCCTCAAGACGCCGGAGAAGTTCCGCCGCCTGGGTGGCCGCATCCCCAAGGGCGTGCTGCTCGTGGGCCCTCCGGGCACGGGCAAGACGCTGCTCGCGCGGGCCGTGGCCGGTGAAGCGGGCGTGCCCTTCTTCAACCTCTCCGGTTCGGAGTTCGTGGAGATGTTCGTCGGCGTGGGCGCGGCCCGCGTCCGCGACCTCTTCGCCCAGGCCACCGCGAAGGCGCCGTGCATCATCTTCATCGACGAGCTGGACGCCATCGGCAAGAGCCGCAACTCGGGCGTGGCCGGCGGCCATGACGAGCGCGAGCAGACGCTCAACCAGCTGCTCGCGGAGATGGACGGCTTCGACAGCCGCGCGGGCCTCATCATCCTGGCGGCGACGAACCGTCCGGAGATCCTGGACAGCGCGCTGATGCGCCCGGGCCGCTTCGACCGGCAGGTGCTGGTGGATCGCCCGGACAAGCGCGGCCGTGAGCGGGTGCTGGAGATCCACGCCAAGGGCGTGAAGCTGGCCACGGACGTGGACCTCAAGGTGATTGCCTCGCGCACGCCGGGCTTCGCCGGCGCGGACCTGGCCAACGTGGTGAACGAGGCGGCGCTGCTCGCCGCGCGCAAGAACCGCGACGCGGTGATGCGGGCGGACTTCGAGGAGGCCATCGAGCGCGTGGTGGCGGGTCTGGAGAAGAAGAACCGCCGCATGAACGAGCGCGAGAAGGAGATCGTCGCGCACCACGAGGCGGGCCACGCGGTGGTGGGCTGGATGCTGCCCTACGCCGAGCGGGTGACGAAGGTGTCCATCATCCCGCGCGGCCTGGCGGCGCTGGGCTACACCATGTCGCTGCCGCTGGAGGACCGCTACCTCATGTCGCTGGACGAACTGCGCGACAAGATGGCGGGCATGATGGGCGGCCGCGCGGCGGAGGAGATCTTCATTGGCGAGGTGTCCACCGGCGCGTCCAACGACATCAAGCAGGCGACGGAGATCGCCAAGATGATGGTCCGCGACTACGGCATGAGCACGCTGGGTCCGGTGGCGCTGAGCGGTGAGCAGGGGCCGGGCTTCCTGCGGTCCGCGGGTTTGCCGGAGTCGCGCAGCTACTCCGAGCAGACGGCGCGGATGATCGACGAGGAGGTCCGCAAGATGGTCTCCGAGGCGTTGGACCGCGCCCGGGACGTGCTCAACACGAACCGCGAGAAGGTGGAGGCGCTGGCGGCGAGGCTCCTGGCGACGGAGGTCATCGAGGAGGAGGCGATGACCCTCATCCTGGGGCCCAAGGTGCAGGCGCAGCGCGGCCTGCTCCACCCGGAAGCGCGCTCGGTCATCTCCGCGCACCCCGTGGGGGGCACGGAGTCCGAGCCGCCGGTGCCGCCCACGCAGCACGCCGAGGGCAAGCTCAACTCATAGAGCAAGCCTGCCTGCCCTCCGGGCAGCCCTTCGCCCACCGGATCCACCGCCAGCCTGCGGTGACCGGTGGGCGAAATTACTTTCCAACGACAAGGAGGCGTCGCCGTGGAGAACCGGATTGGAAAGAGCTACGTCGCGCGGAAAGCGTTGTTCGCCAAGGGCCTGAAGGACGGCCGGCTCACGGTGCAGGAGATCGAGGAGGCGCTGCCCGCGGGGACTCTGACGGCCGCCGAGCGGTGGCTCCTCTACTACTCCCTTCGCGCCGCGCAGGTGGAGATTGTCGACGAGGTGACCGGGCAGGTGGATCACGGCTTCATGGCGGAAGCGCCGCCAGCGGCCCCGTCCAACCACTAGGCGCGTTGACAGGACCGTCCTCGCGGTTAGGTTCGCGCCGCTCATCGAGGTTCGTTTCTTCCAACCCCTGGCGCAGGTTCGACAATGGACGGCAATCCCCGCAGCGACGAGACCCCGGAGACCCAGGCCCCCGCCGACACCCAGGCGGAGGCCGCTGACTCCGGCACGCAGGCCGAGGCCGCCCAGGACGGCGAGGTGGCGCGGCTGCAGGCCGAGCTGGAGGCCTCGCGCCGCCGGGTGAACGAGCTGGCCCGGGGGCTCCAGGACCTCACCAAGGACCGCGAGGAGTTCAAGCAGCGCATCACCCGCGAGCGGGAGCGCATGCTGGACGTGGAGCGCGGCAACGTGGCCCACACGCTCCTGGAGGCCATTGACGAGCTGGAACTGGTGCTCAACTCCAGCCAGCAGGACACGTCCCCCGTGGTGCAGGGCGTGCGGATGATCCGCGACAGCCTGCTGTCCAAGGCCCAGGCCACCGGCATTGAGCGCATCCAGGTGGTGGGGCGCCCCTATGATCCGAACGTCGCCGAGGCGGCGGACATGGAAGTGACGCCCATCCCCGCGGACGACCAGAAGGTGGTCGCCGAGTTCCGCGCGGGCTACCGCCTGAAGGACCGCATCATCCGCCCCGCCCGGGTGAAGGTGGCCCGGTACGTGGCCCCAGCCCAGGCTTGAAAGTCCAGGCCTGAAGTCCCTAGGGCCCGCGACCCCACGGGTGTCGCGGGCCGGGAAGAGGGGAGGCCACCGGACTGTTGGGCCCTGACGCCATGGCCCGCCGTGTAAGCTGCCACCCCGTGTCCGTCCGACTGTTCAGCGTCCTTTTCGCGGTGGCGCTCGCCCCGGTGGCTGGCGCCGCCGAGGATCCGCTCAAGCCCTGGCTCCAGGCCCGGGTGCGCGAGCATCTGGCCTACTTCGCTTCCCCTTCGCTCGCGACCGTGGACGCCCCGGCCACCGCGGGCGTGTCCTCGCTGTGGCGCGAGCGCCCCGCGGGCTACGCGGGCCTGCCCCACTTCACGCCCCCCACGTCGCTGGCGCCGCTGATCCGCGCGGTGGAGGCGGGCGTGGTGAACATCACCACGGTGGGGCCCGGCGCGGTGGTGGGCGCGGTGAAGCGCTCCACCGGCTCCGGCTTCGTGCTGACGCCCGACGGGCTCGTCGTCACCAACAACCACGTGGTCGCCAACGCGCAGGGCCCGGCGGTGAACCCCACCGGCTCCGGCGTCACGCCGGGCAAGGACGGCCCTCGCGAGGTGCCGGTGCAGCAGGTGTCCGTGCGGTTGGCGGACGGCCGCGAGTTCCCCGCGGACGTGGTGGGCCGGGACGCGTCCACGGACGTGGCGCTCCTGCGGCTGAACGGCGCCGGGCTGGGGACGCTGCCCGCCGTGTTCCTGGGCGACTCCGACGCGCTGGAGGTGGGGGACTGGGTGGTGGCCATCGGCAACCCATTCGGCCTGGACCACTCGGTGGCGCACGGCATGATTTCGGCGAAGGAGCGCGTGCTGGGCGTAGGCCAGTTCGACGACTTCATCCAGACGGACGCGCTGATCAATCCCGGCAACTCCGGCGGCCCGCTCTTCAACATGAAGGGCGAGGTGATTGGCGTGAACACCGCCATCATCAGCGAAGGGCAGGGCATCGGCTTCGCGGTGCCCATCAACCTGGTGAAGGACCTGCTGCCCAACCTGCGGGAGAACGGGAAGCTGGAGCGCGGCTGGCTGGGCGTCGTCATCAACGAGGACGGCGCGGACCCCACCGCCACGGCGCCGGTGGTGAAGGACGTCTACCGGGGCAGCCCCGCCGCCCAGGCGCACATCCGCCCCGGGGACAGGCTGGTGGCGGTGAACGGCCGGCCCATTGGCAGCTACCTCCAGCTCCTGCGCAAGGTGGCGCTGCTTGCGCCGGGCACGGAGGCGAAGCTGACGCTGCTGCGTGACGGCGGCACCCAGGAGGTGGCGGTGCGGCTCGTCGCCCGGCCCGCGCAGGAGGCCACGGAAGGGCTCTCCAACCGGGGCGGCAGCAGCGCGAACGACCTGGGGCTGGTGCTGCGGGATTTGACGCCGGAGGTGGCCGCGCCCCTGGGCTACGAGGCCTTCCTGGGCGCGCTCGTGTCCGGCGTGGTGCCGCGCAGCCCGGCGGAGCAGGCCGGACTGCGCGCGGGCGACGTCGTCATGGAGGTGAACCGCCGCCGCGTGAAGGATGCCTCCGGCGTGAAGGCCGCCCTGGAGCGGGGCAGCGCCGGGGCCAGCATCCTCCTGCGCGTCCAGCGGGGCGACGCGCTCCAGTACATCGCCATCGCCCGCTGATCAGGCTCCGACGCCGGCCGCGCTACTTGCCGCCCGCGTCCTTGCCGTTGAGCCACAGCCCCAGCTGGTTGCCGGTGCGGCCCTCGGTGACGAGGACGGCCTCGATGCGGGCGTTGACGCCGTAGTTCTTCCCGCCGCCCTTCTTGGGCAGCGTCCACACCGACTGCGGGGTGAAGACGACCTGCGCGCGCACGCCCCGCGCCGTGAACATGCGGTTGAAGGTGCCGCCGTTCCACATGTCCGGCGCCGTGCCGCTCACCGTGAGGTAGTTCATCACCGGGTTGCCCTGCGAGTCCGTCTTCTTCGGGGCGCCGTGGCACAGGCCGTACTTCCCGCCCGAGAAGAAGGGCGTGATGTTGATGGTGAACTCGTTGGTGCCGGGGTTGAAGTCACCGGGCGACAGCATGCCCGCGTCGTCCTCGGTGACGATCATGTACAGGCGCTTGCCCGTGTACTTCTTGCGGAAGGCCTCCGCCTGCTGCTTGCACTGCGGATCCACGAGCGCCCCGTCACACTCGCCCACGTACTTCTCCAGGAAGGCCCCCAGCCCGCCCAGGGGCTCGGACTCGTCACGCAGCTTCGCGAAGCGCGAGTCGACGTCGGCCAGGGCGAGCGTGGGCACAAGGAGGGCGAAGGCGGCGGCCAGGATGCGATTCACGGCGGGAAACTCCGGAAAAAGGGGGGGAAGGACAGCCCGGGGATGGTGCCACTCCCGCCACGCCGGGGGCAGCGCTTTCCCGTGAAACGGGACGTGGTGTGTCATGGTGAGTCAGGGTGCTCCAGGGTGGATGTAGGTGATTATTTGCCTACATCTGGCTACCGTGTAGTTTGCCCCTGTCCCCACCTGTTTCGGAGCCCTCCCCGAATGATCACGCAGCCCCAGGAACGCCGCTCCAATCTTCGCTTCGACAAGATTTTTACTGTGTACCTGTCCACCCAGGACGGGATGATGCGGGGCATCGGCCGCAACATCAGCGCGCGGGGCATGTTCATCGAGGTGCGCGACTCGCTGGGGCTGGGCGAGAAGCTGAAGGTGACGTTCGCGGGCGAGGACGGCACGGAGATGACGTGCCTGTGCGAGGTCCGCTACCAGGTGGCGCTGGCCTTTGGTCGCAAGGACGGGCGTCCCGGCAACAGCCGCGGGGTGGGGCTGCGCATCGTGGCCTACGAGACCATGGACGACGCGCCGCTGCTCCTGGTGGACCGCGAGCGGGTGATGCACTGAAACACCACGGGGCACGGCCCTTCCCGACTGAAGCGGGAAGACACCGTGCCCCGGGGGGGCAACGCGGGGAGCTGGCTTGAGGCCGGTTACTGCGAGAAGCCTTCCAGCAGGTAGTGGGCCTCGATGCGCTTGAGCGCCAGGATCATGGCGGCGCAGCGGCTGTCCACGGCCTTCCCGATGCAGTACGGGCGGCTGTCGTGCATCTCCGTCTTGCGCGGCTGGTTGCGCGAGATGTCCCGGATGATGCGGTAGTTGCGCTTCATGGCGCGCTCAAGGCGCTGATCGACTTCCGCCTCGCTCCAGCGCTCCATGCGCTTGTTCTGGATCCACTCGTAGTAGGACACCGTCACGCCGCCGGCGTTGGCGATGATGTCCGGGATGAGCTCGATGCCGCGCTTCTGCAGGACGCGGTCGGCCTCCGGGGTGGTGGGGCCGTTGGCGCCCTCCGCGATGAGCTTGACCTTGAGGCGCTCCGCGACGTCCGCGGTGATCTCGCCACCGAGGGCGGCGGGGACGAGGATGTCCGCCTGCACGTCCCAGAGGTCCTTCTTCTCGATGCGCTGGGCGCCGGGGAAGCCCACGACGGAGCGCTTGAGGTTCTTGGGGTCCGCCACATAGGCGGCCAGCGCGTTCACGTCGATGCCGTCGCCGTTGAAGATGGAGCCGTCAGCGTCGTTCACCGCGAGCAGGCGCGCGCCCATGTTCCCCAGGATCATGGCGGCGTGGCTGCCCACGTTGCCAAAGCCCTGGATGACGAAGGTCTTGCCCTTCACGCTCTCGCCGCGGTCGGCGTAGTAGTCCTCGATGCAGAACGCGACGCCCTGGCCGGTGGCCTTGCCGCGGCCTTCCGAACCACCGATGCGCACGTCCTTGCCGGTGACGATGCCGCGCAGGTTGTGGCGCTCGCGCTCACCGTCGGAGAACTGGCGGTAGAGGAGCGCCATGATCTCCGGGTTGGTGCCCACGTCCGGCGCCGGGATGTCGATGTTCGGCCCGATGAGGCTCTTGAGCCGGTACATGAAGCGCAGGGTGATGGCCTCGATCTCCTCGCGGCCGTACTCGCGCGGATCCAGCTGGATGCCGCCCTTGCCGCCGCCGAACGGGACCTCCGCGATGGCGGTCTTCCAGGTCATCTCCGCGGCGAGCGCCTTGAAGAGATCCAGGGACACCTCGCGGTGGTAGCGCAGGCCGCCCTTGTAGGGGCCACGGGCCTGGTTGTGCTGGACGCGGTAGGCCTTGAAGCGCTGCGACTCACCGGGGACCAGCTGGTACACCAGACCGTCCGGCAGGCGCAGGTGGCCGTGGCGGATGGCGACGTCGGAGCCCAGCAGGGCGCGGCCGTTCAGGATGAGGTTGCCGTTGGCCAGGCGCTCCAGGCCTTCGGGGTTGCGCACCTGGGTGACGGACAGGTCGGCGAAGGACTTCGCCGCCTCGGCGGACAGCGGCACGAGCCGGTCCTTGAGCTTCGCGGTGACGTAGAAGATGTGCTCGTAGTCGGGCTCTTCGAGCTCCAGACGCACCCGCTTGTCCAGGCCGATGAGATCCGCCGCGTAATTGAAGATCTCCATCGCCTCCGTGTAGATGGTGCGCTTGGGCGTAGGGGCCGGGGCGCGCATGAAAGTCTCTTCGCTGGCCATGATGGAACGTGCTCCTTGAGGGCCCACCCGGATGGGGGCCACTGGGGAAAGCGGCGCCCTTATGAGCACAGCCGCCACGGGGATTCAACCAGTCTGGCGGCAGGCCATTTCTCCAAATTATGGAGAAAAGTCGCGGGCTTAGCCGACGCGGTGTGTCACCCCAACGGATGCGCCGTGTCATGAATGTCATGGCTTCTGGGGGATAGAAGCGGGCGTGGAGGCGGGGGCTCGAAAATCCCCGGAGAAACTCCTTGCCGGGTCCGGATGCGGATGGTACTTACGCGCCGCTTTCGGTGCGCCGACATAGCTCAGTTGGTAGAGCAACTGATTCGTAATCAGTAGGTCTCCGGTTCAAATCCGGATGTCGGCTCCAAGAAGAGAAAGGCCGGTTGCCCCTGTGGCAGCCGGCCTTTTTCGTTTTCGCGCTCTGGAGTCTCGCGTGCGTCTGCCGTGGCTGGTGTTGTGCCTGTGGTGGGCGCTGGTCGGGTGCGGCGGCGGGACGCGGGTCGTCCGGCTCGACACGGGGCGCGGTTCACCGGTTGTCCATGTTCCTCGTGCGGAAGGAGTGGGCCGGCCGGTCGCGCTTGGTGGTGAGGCTCTGAAGGCGGCGGTGGCTCGGCTGGCTCCGGGGCTTCGGTTGTCGCCTCGGGCTCAGGACGCGGCTCGACGCCTCTTCGAGGTGGAGTCCCGGAGCGGTTCGTACCTGGTGGATGTGCA
Proteins encoded in this window:
- the ftsH gene encoding ATP-dependent zinc metalloprotease FtsH, whose translation is MKPQDLPPGMGPRGKKSDKPTPTKGGFKFGSPLGYILLLVLGFLLFRNVFQDAGVRRVSYSQLRDAVENNQFSRVQISNEWVKGFLKDNAQPPPGERGTLRSEPSALPWMAYRVPGDEGLVPLLEQKGIQFEAVPQSSFSEVLWIWLIPMGLLILFWSFMMRRMSGGMGQGPQSVMSFGKTRAKVQAESDTGVGFKDVAGVDEAVEELREIVEFLKTPEKFRRLGGRIPKGVLLVGPPGTGKTLLARAVAGEAGVPFFNLSGSEFVEMFVGVGAARVRDLFAQATAKAPCIIFIDELDAIGKSRNSGVAGGHDEREQTLNQLLAEMDGFDSRAGLIILAATNRPEILDSALMRPGRFDRQVLVDRPDKRGRERVLEIHAKGVKLATDVDLKVIASRTPGFAGADLANVVNEAALLAARKNRDAVMRADFEEAIERVVAGLEKKNRRMNEREKEIVAHHEAGHAVVGWMLPYAERVTKVSIIPRGLAALGYTMSLPLEDRYLMSLDELRDKMAGMMGGRAAEEIFIGEVSTGASNDIKQATEIAKMMVRDYGMSTLGPVALSGEQGPGFLRSAGLPESRSYSEQTARMIDEEVRKMVSEALDRARDVLNTNREKVEALAARLLATEVIEEEAMTLILGPKVQAQRGLLHPEARSVISAHPVGGTESEPPVPPTQHAEGKLNS
- a CDS encoding RNA polymerase sigma factor region1.1 domain-containing protein: MENRIGKSYVARKALFAKGLKDGRLTVQEIEEALPAGTLTAAERWLLYYSLRAAQVEIVDEVTGQVDHGFMAEAPPAAPSNH
- a CDS encoding nucleotide exchange factor GrpE; its protein translation is MDGNPRSDETPETQAPADTQAEAADSGTQAEAAQDGEVARLQAELEASRRRVNELARGLQDLTKDREEFKQRITRERERMLDVERGNVAHTLLEAIDELELVLNSSQQDTSPVVQGVRMIRDSLLSKAQATGIERIQVVGRPYDPNVAEAADMEVTPIPADDQKVVAEFRAGYRLKDRIIRPARVKVARYVAPAQA
- a CDS encoding trypsin-like peptidase domain-containing protein; the protein is MARRVSCHPVSVRLFSVLFAVALAPVAGAAEDPLKPWLQARVREHLAYFASPSLATVDAPATAGVSSLWRERPAGYAGLPHFTPPTSLAPLIRAVEAGVVNITTVGPGAVVGAVKRSTGSGFVLTPDGLVVTNNHVVANAQGPAVNPTGSGVTPGKDGPREVPVQQVSVRLADGREFPADVVGRDASTDVALLRLNGAGLGTLPAVFLGDSDALEVGDWVVAIGNPFGLDHSVAHGMISAKERVLGVGQFDDFIQTDALINPGNSGGPLFNMKGEVIGVNTAIISEGQGIGFAVPINLVKDLLPNLRENGKLERGWLGVVINEDGADPTATAPVVKDVYRGSPAAQAHIRPGDRLVAVNGRPIGSYLQLLRKVALLAPGTEAKLTLLRDGGTQEVAVRLVARPAQEATEGLSNRGGSSANDLGLVLRDLTPEVAAPLGYEAFLGALVSGVVPRSPAEQAGLRAGDVVMEVNRRRVKDASGVKAALERGSAGASILLRVQRGDALQYIAIAR
- a CDS encoding DUF6066 family protein, producing the protein MNRILAAAFALLVPTLALADVDSRFAKLRDESEPLGGLGAFLEKYVGECDGALVDPQCKQQAEAFRKKYTGKRLYMIVTEDDAGMLSPGDFNPGTNEFTINITPFFSGGKYGLCHGAPKKTDSQGNPVMNYLTVSGTAPDMWNGGTFNRMFTARGVRAQVVFTPQSVWTLPKKGGGKNYGVNARIEAVLVTEGRTGNQLGLWLNGKDAGGK
- a CDS encoding PilZ domain-containing protein; this translates as MITQPQERRSNLRFDKIFTVYLSTQDGMMRGIGRNISARGMFIEVRDSLGLGEKLKVTFAGEDGTEMTCLCEVRYQVALAFGRKDGRPGNSRGVGLRIVAYETMDDAPLLLVDRERVMH
- a CDS encoding Glu/Leu/Phe/Val family dehydrogenase, which codes for MASEETFMRAPAPTPKRTIYTEAMEIFNYAADLIGLDKRVRLELEEPDYEHIFYVTAKLKDRLVPLSAEAAKSFADLSVTQVRNPEGLERLANGNLILNGRALLGSDVAIRHGHLRLPDGLVYQLVPGESQRFKAYRVQHNQARGPYKGGLRYHREVSLDLFKALAAEMTWKTAIAEVPFGGGKGGIQLDPREYGREEIEAITLRFMYRLKSLIGPNIDIPAPDVGTNPEIMALLYRQFSDGERERHNLRGIVTGKDVRIGGSEGRGKATGQGVAFCIEDYYADRGESVKGKTFVIQGFGNVGSHAAMILGNMGARLLAVNDADGSIFNGDGIDVNALAAYVADPKNLKRSVVGFPGAQRIEKKDLWDVQADILVPAALGGEITADVAERLKVKLIAEGANGPTTPEADRVLQKRGIELIPDIIANAGGVTVSYYEWIQNKRMERWSEAEVDQRLERAMKRNYRIIRDISRNQPRKTEMHDSRPYCIGKAVDSRCAAMILALKRIEAHYLLEGFSQ